In the Haliaeetus albicilla chromosome 7, bHalAlb1.1, whole genome shotgun sequence genome, one interval contains:
- the SYNE1 gene encoding nesprin-1 isoform X12 encodes MESKVSQNGDILIEEMIEKLKKDYQEEIAVAQKNKIQLQQMGERLAKASHESKASEIEYKLGKINDRWQHLLDLIAARVKKLKETLVAVQQLDKNMSSLRSWLAHIESELSKPIVYETCDSEEIQRKLNEQQELQRDIEKHSTGVASVLNLCEVLLHDCDACATEAECDSIQQATRNLDRRWRNICAMSMERRLKIEETWRLWQKVLDDYSRFEDWLKISERIAAFPSSSGVLYTVAKEELKKFEAFQRQVHETLTQLELINKQYRRLARENRTDSDCSLKQMVHEGNQRWDNLQKRVTSILRRLKHFIGQREEFETARDSILVWLTEMDLQLTNIEHFSDCDVQAKIKQLKAFQQEISLNNNKIEQIIVQGEQLIEKSEPMDAAVIEEELDELRRYCQEVFGRVERYHKKLIHLPLTDDEHDLSDREVDLDESADLSDIHWHDKSADSVLSPHPSSNLSLPLSQPVRSERSGRDTPASVDSIPLEWDHDYDLSRDLETAVSQALHSEEEDGGQEKDFYLRGAAGIAGEPGALEAHIRQLDKALDTSRFQIQQTENIIRSKTPTGPELDSSYKGYMKLLGECSGSIDTVKRLGYKLKEEEEKLSGLINLNSTETQTAGVIDRWELIQAQALSKELRMKQNLQQWQQFNSDLNSIWAWLGETEEELETLRRLDLSTDIQTIELRIKKLKELQKAIDNRKAIILSINLCSSEFTQSDSEESKKLQERLSQMNVRWDHVCNMIEEWRSSLQDALMQCQDFHEMSHGLLLWLENIDRRKNEIVPINPNLDSETLQDHHRLLMQIRRELLESQLKVASLQDMSCQLLVNAEGKDCLEAKEKVHVIGNRLKLLLKEVTRHIKDLEKILDISSSQLELSSWSSADELDTSGSVSPVSGRSTPSRQRTVHKRWLRFLPF; translated from the exons ATGGAAAGTAAAGTTTCTCAAAATGGCGACATCCTCATAGAAGAAATGATTGAGAAACTTAAAAAG GATTATCAAGAGGAAATTGCTGTAGCCCAGAAGAACAAAATCCAGCTCCAGCAAATGGGAGAGCGACTTGCTAAAGCCAGCCATGAGAGTAAGGCATCAGAGATTGAGTACAAACTCGGCAAGATTAATGACAGGTGGCAACATCTTCTAGATCTTATTGCAGCCAG ggTAAAGAAGTTGAAGGAGACCCTCGTTGCAGTGCAGCAGCTGGATAAAAACATGAGTAGCCTGAGATCTTGGCTTGCCCACATTGAGTCGGAGCTGTCCAAACCTATTGTCTATGAAACTTGTGACTCTGAGGAAATACAAAGGAAGCTAAATGAACAGCAG GAACTTCAGAGGGACATAGAGAAACACAGCACTGGAGTGGCATCTGTTCTCAATTTGTGTGAAGTGCTGCTTCATGACTGTGATGCTTGTGCCACGGAAGCAGAGTGTGACTCTATCCAGCAGGCTACACGCAATCTGGACAGAAGGTGGAGGAACATTTGTGCAATGTCAATGGAAAGGCGGCTTAA AATTGAAGAGACATGGCGGCTATGGCAAAAGGTTTTGGATGACTACTCTAGATTTGAAGACTGGCTGAAAATCTCTGAGAGGATAGCTGCTTTCCCAAGCTCCTCTGGTGTGCTTTACACGGTTGCTAAGGAAGAACTGAAGAAATTTGAG GCCTTCCAGAGACAAGTGCACGAAACTCTGACTCAGCTGGAACTGATCAATAAACAGTATCGCCGCCTGGCCCGAGAGAACCGCACTGACTCTGACTGCAGCCTCAAGCAGATGGTTCATGAGGGGAACCAGAGATGGGACAACTTACAAAAGAGAGTTACCTCCATCTTGCGCAggctaaaa CATTTTATTGGCCAGCGTGAGGAGTTTGAGACAGCGCGTGATAGCATCCTGGTATGGCTAACAGAGATGGACCTGCAGCTGACCAACATTGAGCATTTCTCAGACTGTGATGTCCAAGCAAAGATAAAGCAACTCAAG GCTTTCCAGCAAGAAATTTcactgaacaacaacaaaattgaGCAGATAATTGTGCAGGGTGAGCAACTCATTGAGAAAAGTGAGCCCATGGATGCAGCTGTCATTGAAGAAGAATTAGATGAGCTGCGTCGTTACTGTCAAGAGGTTTTTGGACGTGTGGAACGCTATCACAAGAAACTCATCCACCTTCCT CTGACAGATGACGAACACGACCTCTCTGACAGGGAGGTGGATCTGGATGAATCAGCAGATCTCTCTGACATACACTGGCATGACAAATCTGCGGACAGCGTTCTCTCCCCGCACCCCTCTTCCAACCTTTCGCTGCCTCTTTCCCAGCCGGTGAGAAGCGAGCGATCAGGGCGAGATACCCCTGCAAGCGTGGACTCCATTCCCCTGGAGTGGGATCATGACTACGACCTAAGCAGAGACCTGGAGACAGCCGTTTCACAGGCACTGCACTCTGAGGAAGAAGACGGAGGACAGGAGAAGGACTTCTACCTGAGAGGAGCAGCTGGTATAGCAG GAGAACCTGGTGCCCTGGAAGCACATATCCGACAGCTGGACAAGGCCTTAGACACCAGTCGTTTCCAAatacagcaaacagaaaacatcatcCGCAGCAAAACACCTACTGGACCAGAGCTGGATTCCAGTTACAAAGGATAT ATGAAGCTACTAGGGGAGTGCAGTGGAAGCATAGACACAGTAAAAAGGCTTGGatataaactgaaagaggaagaagaaaaattatctgGACTTATTAACCTGAACAGTACTGAAACACAAACAGCTG GTGTAATTGACCGTTGGGAATTAATTCAGGCTCAGGCTCTAAGCAAGGAGCTGAGGATGAAGCAAAACCTTCAGCAATGGCAACAGTTTAACTCTGACCTTAATAGCATTTGGGCTTGGCTGGGAGAAACTGAAGAGGAACTGGAGACACTCCGCCGCCTTGATCTCAGCACTGACATACAAACTATTGAGCTCAGAATTAAAAAACTGAAA gagctgcagaaagcaatTGATAACCGCAAAGCCATCATCTTATCCATCAATCTGTGCAGCTCAGAGTTCACTCAGTCTGACAGTGAAGAGAGCAAGAAGCTTCAAGAGCGCCTGTCTCAGATGAATGTGCGCTGGGACCACGTATGCAATATGATCGAAGAGTGGCGCTCCTCGTTGCAGGATGCATTAATGCAGTGCCAG GATTTCCATGAAATGAGCCACGGTTTGCTGCTTTGGTTAGAGAATattgacagaaggaaaaatgagattGTGCCCATCAATCCAAACCTGGACTCAGAAACCCTGCAGGATCATCACAGACTTCTAATG CAAATCAGACGTGAACTGCTGGAGTCTCAGTTGAAGGTGGCGTCACTGCAAGATATGTCCTGCCAATTGCTAGTCAATGCTGAAGGCAAGGACTGTCTTGAAGCCAAAGAAAAGGTGCATGTCATTGGAAACAGACTGAAGCTCCTCTTGAAGGAGGTCACACGTCATATTAAAGACCTAGAGAAAATTCTAGACATTTCAAGTAGTCAACTG GAATTGTCCTCATGGTCCTCTGCTGATGAATTGGACACATCAGGCTCAGTGAGTCCTGTATCTGGAAGAAGCACTCCAAGCAGACAGAGAACG